ACAGCTTTGACCACTCTGGCTGCGGTTGAGGATTCGACAGGCACGACCCGTTTTCAATACGGCGAAGATGGTGACCCCATTGCAATGCAGAAGGATGATGAAATTTACTTGCTAGCAACTGATCAGCTCGGTAGTATTTTTACTGTTGCCGACATGGCAGGAAATAGTTTACAGGAAGTCCTATATGGATCTTTCGGTAGAAGGATTCAAAACAGCAATCCCGATCATGATTTATACTTGGGATTTGCTGCGGGACTGCACGATAAAGATACGGGGCTTATTCATTTCGGCTATCGTGAATATGATCCTGCCATCGGTAGATTTATAACTCCTGATCCTATCGGTTTAGCTGGTGGGGATATTGATATATATGGATATTGTTTAGATGACCCGATTAACTTTATAGATCGGGTTGGGTTGGCGCAAGTTCACGAAAGAAGATTAAAAGGACTTGAATTTTTAGATGAACCAAGTGGCAAAATTCTTAAGAAGGTTTTACAGACAACAACACCTCTTGGCCGCCTTGCGGGAGCATTTCCTGATGCGGTCGATAGGCTAATGGATAAGGGTAATGTAAAGCTTAAACATGAGTATATAAAGTATGACAAGGCTGATGAAAGTAAAAATGAAGAAACTAATTCAGGATTTTCAAAAAAAGGAATTACTCATGACGAAAAGGGGAAAGATACTCCTATAGGACCTCATTATGACG
This window of the Maridesulfovibrio frigidus DSM 17176 genome carries:
- a CDS encoding RHS repeat domain-containing protein gives rise to the protein MRLSSPQKTSTNIMYKYDSEGRLTTTYYSGKAVEVYAYNNQGQRTQSHVTSGKFSNYTYNQIGQLVQAGTTTYRYNGDGDLVEKNESGQITRYNYLTTGQLCEVILPNGSLIEYRFDENGLRTEKLINNKLYQRYQWTALTTLAAVEDSTGTTRFQYGEDGDPIAMQKDDEIYLLATDQLGSIFTVADMAGNSLQEVLYGSFGRRIQNSNPDHDLYLGFAAGLHDKDTGLIHFGYREYDPAIGRFITPDPIGLAGGDIDIYGYCLDDPINFIDRVGLAQVHERRLKGLEFLDEPSGKILKKVLQTTTPLGRLAGAFPDAVDRLMDKGNVKLKHEYIKYDKADESKNEETNSGFSKKGITHDEKGKDTPIGPHYDDATMRQAEKNIEKTGKYKKGKYREVGTNCQNYTEAMGEECERLKNN